The Dermacentor silvarum isolate Dsil-2018 chromosome 7, BIME_Dsil_1.4, whole genome shotgun sequence genomic sequence CCGCGGACGGCATTGGAAGACGGCAAGTTTAGACTTGTTTACGAGAACATTTGTTGTGTTGACCACCCGCCGCGCTTCTTTAGCATAGTGCGCATACACTGAGCATATGACGGACGGAAAGTATTGGAATGCCTTGCGGCGTGTTTCGTACGGGTGACTAGTTTAGCGCATGTGCTTCCCAACTTGTGTGCTTCTCGGGAAGTGGTATGAAGAGCCCATGTAGTATACTGGTCCGAGTGTCAGCTGTCTTCGCGCGCCCAAATAAACAGAAACCGTTTTCTGTTTCTGCTTTAGAATGTGGCCCCATGACGCGGTATACTGCTTTTTCTACAACAATGACAACTAGGAAGAAGCATGTTGAGGCTCCAGGCAGCAGAGCTATCGTTGAGAGCTTTTAAAAGGATCATTGTGCAGTGTTGAATTCAAAAATACAAGGAAACATGGGAACAGTCATTCCAAGCTGTAAACATTAGTCCCAATTTCGGTTAAATGAGAAATGGAACTAGTGCAATATGCTCCATAATGCCAtgggaaattaaaaaaaactgaaaatgtttTCACCATTTCTTTATTCTGGCAGGAATAAACAAAAACATCATGACATTAGTTCCAAGCAACATTAACAAGCAAGAATGGACCAGGGAAACAAGGACCCTGAATCAATTCTTTGGAAAGGAGCACATTTATAGGTAAGTTGAATGAAAGGAAACGTATTGCAACAGGCTACTGCGCATCTCTCCAGTTACATGTTAGCAGCACCTAAGTGACATGCCAGGACCTTAGTGAATGCGCTCTGAAATTACATCGCAAATACATAGTTCAAGCGTGTGCCATGTAAAGCTTGGTAACAGGAGATTGTGGGTTCATATAGAAGAAAACAAAAGGATTGACAGCAGAAACGACAGCAATTAATGAGATGCTGTAGTATCATTTATTTGCTCATTTACAAGCACAATACATACGTTGATTTTCAAAGTATATGTGAAAGTAGAAGCTTGACAGTGTTACCATTTAGTTGAACTATCAAACAGTAATGCTCAGTAGTTAAGGACTTATCATCAGAGAGATATTCACACAATAtactgtatgaaatattcacATAATGTGTCATTTCTACGCAGGTACATTGAAGGCAAGGGTGCACAAAAGCACAGAGATGCAGGTTTGCGCCTCTTCACCTCTGGGCACCTGCAGAAACTTGAGTTTTTGAAGATAGAAAGCTCAGAGACTGTTGTGCGTGCAGACGTTCTGGCATCAATGACAACAAGGACTATATATAAGGTGTCAGCCCGGCTACTAAGAAGTGATGGAGAAATTGTTTCAGGCACCTGCACCTGTGTTGCTGGCAAAGGGTCTGCATGTAAGCACCTGTGTTGTGTTTTCTATGGGTTGATGTATATAGCTCAGCATGACCTTGCAACTGTGCCAACCTTGCTGGCGTGTACTGAGACAGAAAGGCAATGGTACAAACCGAGAGATCCGAGAAATGTACCACATAGCTTTGAAGACCTTGTCTTTTCGAAGGATACTTGGGAGAGACTCAGCAGTGCACCTGAGCATCACAACAAACGAATGAAATATTCATCACTAAAGCCAGAAAGAGAGGTCATGACGACACGAACCTTAATTGGCTTACAtggaaaactaaaagaaaatggACTGCAGTGCTTCGCTGACATTTTAGAGGCTAATGATTTCTTGTGTGACAAAAGCACCGAGTCAACAAAAGACAACAATGTGCGTGAAAGCATGCCTCTGCGCTGGCTTGACGCCGTAAAAAAGTCACAGACGCTAGTGTACTCAGCtgatgatgttgctgctgttgagaGTGCGACAAGGCTGCAGAGTGGCTCAACACTGTGGCACCATTACAGAAAGGGATTGATAACGGCCTCAGTAGCACATAGAGTGTACACGTGGGTCAAAACGTGCGAAACAAAAATGGGGCCTCATGATGCCCGGTCACTTCTGAGTGCCATAATGGGGAAGAAGTGTCGAGCCACATACGCCATGAAACGAGGGCTGTTGTGTGAGGATAATGCAAGGAAGGAATTCATAGAGCAAAACAAAGGGCACTTGGACATACAGGTCGAACAGTGCGGTCTGCTTTTGTGCCGGAGCAATTCTTTTCTAGGAGCAAGCCCCGATGGCATTGTTAAATGCCTTTGTTGTGAGCCTAGTGTTCTGGAAATTAAGAGTCCAATGAACCTTGACACATTTTGTAAGAGTGAGCTACGTGATGGGTATCTGAAGAGAAGCAGCAGATACTTCACCCAAGTACAAATGCAAATGGGGGTGAGCTGCTTACAATCTTGCATCCTCTTCGTTTACAGTGAACAAAAGTGCGTGCAAGTTTCTGTGAATTTTGATCAGAGTTTTTTCGATGAACTGGTGAAGCGGTGCAAATTTTTTTGTGAGAAGTACTTGGTGCCTTCCTTTCTTGACAGTTAGCACTTCAAAATTTCTATTAGGCattttgtagtagtagtagtcataggtcggcaaactcactcatgagtcgactcactcagactcagatcggtccgtgagtgtgagtgagtaatATTTTGGTGAGCTTGAGTCCGAGTGTGTCCAGCTGAGGAAAATTTTAgtgagtctgagtccgagtgaggAAGATATTGGCGAGTCTGAGTGAGCCCTAAGCGCAAAATGTATTTCttgagtgagtctgagtgagctcCACCTTTTATTACCAACCTATGGTCCTATCTACTCAACTTAAGCATTACTATCAGCCTTCTATCGGCTTACGTTTATACTCAAGTCTATTTACACATATCTCAACACACTAGCGTTCATGTGCCACCTCAATATTTATTTATCAGAGGCGTGAGTTAGGGGGTGGGGGATACATGACCTCCCCCGCAAACTCTTTCATGAACGTTCTTGATAAAAATATCTCGTGTGAGTCGCACATTTCATAACAATGTCCTTACTGGATTGAAATCACTGATAACTCGTACTTGAAAGTACAGGATCAAAAGGCGTATCGTAGAGCACCGATTATGTGAGATATTGGCGTTAAAGAGCATTGACACCTCGATCGAAAGCTAATTTTAGGCTAATACGGACTCGTGAGTCAACTCACGCACTCAGGTCAAGCCATGAGTGAGTCCGGCTGAGTAATATGTCGGTGAGTTTGAGTCCAAGTGAGCTCGGTTCAGAAACAGTTTGGTGAGCCCGAGTCTGAGTGAGTCCGGTTGAGGAAAATTTTGGTGAgactgagtccgagtgagccctcAGAGCAATATATATTTCttgagtgagtctgagtgagctcTAATTTTTTTGCCGACCTATGGTAGTAGTAGATCCTGAAACATGGTATTTATTCTGTCATTTCTTCCTGCTTTGCTTTGGCATGCTGAGAATACATTTAGAGTAAGAATGGTGGTTATTCAAAAACATAATTGTGGTGTCACTAAGTTTTGCTGGTTGACTACGCATGGTACACCTGTACCTAACCTAATAAGTGGTGCTAACAGACAGCCACTAATGTAGATGCAGGTGATCCTGCAGGAAACATTGCCAGCAGACATTTATTGACAATATAAAAAGTATACAGGGCTTTACAAAGGGAAGGACATGAATATGTCAGATATTAgatacaacaaacaaaacaataaCAGGAAACAGAAAGTTACAGACCTAGCACTTAACAATTACAATCGAATAGAGAAAATGAGAAACACAACAAACAAGGTATTACCAAAACATGGTAACTGAGCAGTGCGAATTATCCAATCACTAATGGCTCCTTTGAAACTCACCATCCTAAATGCAGGTAGTTAAGGGTGGATGATCCTTATACCTAGAACAACTGTTGAGCTTTTGTCATTTTGAGGTGCACTTTTAGAAGGACCCTTCATGAATCTAGTCTGGTAGATATTTTTTTGCCAAGATGCGGAGCTTTCAGAACAGTACCAGTTCTCGACAAGGTGAAGTGTGCTAAAAATTCTGTTTTGAAATGAACACCATGAAGCTGCATAAAACCATCAGCAGCTGATTTGAGCAAATGAATCGATATAGTGGCTGTTTCTTTAATATATGGAAGTGAATGTtgtggcaatattttttttattttacgagAACATGCAATGAATACTTGTGCTCTTTCTTCAGAAGGTTTATAAACACAATGCAACCTCATGATGGGTAATATCCTGTTTCTGTTAGTTCTTTGCTGTGATAGTGCTAGTTTTTCACTGTGATAGAGGGAATGCTGTACATGTATTCTGAATTTCACTGTGTGTATTGTATGTTTGATGGGAGATGCGGAGCTTTTTGAACAGTACCACTTCTCGTCA encodes the following:
- the LOC119459145 gene encoding uncharacterized protein LOC119459145 produces the protein MTLVPSNINKQEWTRETRTLNQFFGKEHIYRYIEGKGAQKHRDAGLRLFTSGHLQKLEFLKIESSETVVRADVLASMTTRTIYKVSARLLRSDGEIVSGTCTCVAGKGSACKHLCCVFYGLMYIAQHDLATVPTLLACTETERQWYKPRDPRNVPHSFEDLVFSKDTWERLSSAPEHHNKRMKYSSLKPEREVMTTRTLIGLHGKLKENGLQCFADILEANDFLCDKSTESTKDNNVRESMPLRWLDAVKKSQTLVYSADDVAAVESATRLQSGSTLWHHYRKGLITASVAHRVYTWVKTCETKMGPHDARSLLSAIMGKKCRATYAMKRGLLCEDNARKEFIEQNKGHLDIQVEQCGLLLCRSNSFLGASPDGIVKCLCCEPSVLEIKSPMNLDTFCKSELRDGYLKRSSRYFTQVQMQMGVSCLQSCILFVYSEQKCVQVSVNFDQSFFDELVKRCKFFCEKYLVPSFLDS